One window of the Solanum stenotomum isolate F172 chromosome 11, ASM1918654v1, whole genome shotgun sequence genome contains the following:
- the LOC125846002 gene encoding uncharacterized protein LOC125846002: MAPSKQWMQLVENRLDEIYLDGVQKFLNYSFQRTGEKNEIRCPCIKCFNTIFGTRKTVETHLIVHGIIRNYTFWYHHGERLGEPLSESNSESNDEDGNVVEECESEDEVEELLRDLYPNLNGGSTHTDCDDLPEEEPNVEAKFFFSLLKDFEQPLYQNSKASKLSTLIKLLHIKKELLPDGANLPSSYYEAKKIIKELGLSYDKIDACTNDCMLYWKEDSLLDSCKPRLQRLFMSTKTSTLMTWHKDERVDDGIMRHPADSMAWKSFDELHPSFALDPRNVRLGLASDGFQPFRNSKTSHSIWPVVLIPYNLPPWLCMKQENFILSMIIPGPNGPGDAIDTYLQPLIEELKELWEVGIETYDASTKQNFKLHASLLWTINDFPAYGNLSGWSTKGKLACPCCKKDTSSI; the protein is encoded by the exons ATGGCACCTAGTAAGCAATGGATGCAACTTGTTGAAAATCGACTCGATGAAATCTACTTAGACGGTGTGCAGAAGTTTTTGAATTATTCCTTTCAAAGAACgggagaaaaaaatgaaatacgaTGTCCATGTATCAAATGTTTCAATACAATTTTTGGAACTCGTAAAACAGTTGAGACACATCTGATAGTGCATGGAATAATTCGAAACTATACTTTTTGGTATCATCATGGAGAACGTTTGGGTGAGCCATTGTCAGAATCAAATTCGGAATCTAATGATGAAGATGGTAATGTTGTAGAAGAATGTGAGAGTGAGGATGAAGTAGAAGAATTGTTGAGAGATTTATATCCTAATCTTAATGGAGGAAGTACACACACAGATTGTGATGATTTACCAGAGGAGGAACCAAATGTTGAAGCAAAATTTTTTTTCAGCCTATTGAAGGATTTCGAGCAGCCACTGTACCAAAATTCAAAAGCTTCAAAGCTTTCCACTTTGATCAAATTGCTTCATATCAAAA AGGAGTTGTTGCCTGATGGCGCTAATTTGCCAAGCTCATATTATGAGGCAAAGAAGATAATTAAAGAACTTGGGCTTTCTTATGACAAAATTGATGCTTGTACTAATGATTGCATGTTATATTGGAAGGAGGATAGCTTACTCGATTCTTGCAAA CCTAGACTTCAGAGATTGTTTATGTCTACAAAGACATCTACTCTAATGACATGGCATAAGGATGAAAGAGTTGATGACGGAATAATGAGGCATCCAGCTGATTCAATGGCATGGAAGTCATTTGATGAACTTCATCCTTCATTTGCACTTGACCCTCGTAATGTTCGACTTGGACTTGCTAGTGATGGATTTCAACCATTTCGGAATTCAAAAACCTCACATAGCATTTGGCCTGTGGTTCTTATTCCTTATAATTTACCACCTTGGTTGTGTATGAAACAAGAAAATTTCATTTTGTCAATGATTATTCCTGGTCCAAATGGTCCTGGAGATGCAATAGATACATATCTCCAGCCATTAATAGAGGAATTGAAGGAGTTGTGGGAAGTTGGTATTGAGACTTATGATGCATCaactaaacaaaattttaagttgcatGCTTCTTTGTTATGGACCATCAATGACTTTCCAGCATATGGAAACTTATCTGGATGGAGTACAAAAGGAAAATTGGCATGTCCATGTTGCAAAAAAGATACTTCTTCAATTTGA
- the LOC125845018 gene encoding protein SRG1-like: protein MESKPVAKMNFGKSLLVPSVQELAKQHLTNIPARYVRPEQESPVTYAGALVPVIDLQKLISGDSMDSELQKLHSACQQWGFLQVINHGVTPSILEDFKREVIDLFKLPMEEKKKLWQQEDSFEGFGNSFVVSEEQKLDWNDMFGIMTLPLRIRKVDLFQKLPSNLRGIIEAYSNEIKNLAMIIVCQLAKALRIDENEMRELFSDGMQSMRMNYYPPCPEPHKTIGFSPHSDADALTILFQLDETEGLQVRKDDIWVPIKSLPNALIVNIGDMMEIVSNGVYKSIEHRAIVNSNKERLSVATFSTFNLDSELGPAHSLIGPNNPPIFRRVVVQKYLQDFFARKLDGKSYLDVMKVEARNGES from the exons ATGGAATCAAAGCCGGTGGCAAAAATGAACTTTGGAAAATCTCTGTTAGTTCCAAGTGTTCAAGAGCTTGCCAAACAGCACCTAACCAATATTCCGGCCAGGTATGTCCGCCCAGAACAAGAATCTCCGGTCACGTACGCCGGAGCATTGGTCCCAGTTATCGATCTTCAAAAGTTGATTTCAGGGGATTCCATGGATTCTGAGCTGCAAAAGCTTCACTCGGCTTGTCAACAATGGGGTTTCCTCCAG GTTATAAACCATGGAGTGACACCTTCGATCCTGGAGGATTTCAAGAGAGAGGTTATTGATTTGTTCAAACTTCCAatggaagaaaagaagaaactaTGGCAACAAGAAGACAGCTTTGAAGGTTTTGGGAATTCATTCGTTGTATCGGAGGAGCAGAAACTTGATTGGAATGACATGTTTGGCATAATGACTCTTCCTCTTCGTATCCGGAAAGTGGACTTGTTTCAGAAGTTGCCCTCGAATCTCAG GGGCATTATAGAAGCATACTCGAATGAAATCAAGAACCTAGCAATGATCATCGTATGTCAATTGGCAAAGGCTTTAAGGATAGATGAAAATGAAATGAGAGAGCTATTCAGTGATGGTATGCAGTCAATGAGGATGAATTATTATCCACCTTGCCCTGAGCCACACAAAACCATTGGCTTTAGCCCTCATTCTGATGCTGATGCCCTCACCATCCTTTTCCAGCTCGATGAAACTGAAGGTCTCCAAGTTCGAAAAGACGATATTTGGGTGCCTATAAAGTCCCTCCCAAATGCTTTGATTGTCAATATTGGCGATATGATGGAG ATAGTGAGCAATGGTGTTTATAAGAGCATTGAGCACAGAGCAATTGTAAACTCAAACAAAGAGAGACTCTCAGTTGCAACATTCTCTACCTTCAACCTTGATTCCGAATTAGGACCTGCACACAGCCTCATTGGACCAAATAATCCTCCTATTTTCCGAAGAGTTGTCGTGCAAAAATATTTACAGGATTTTTTTGCACGAAAACTTGATGGAAAATCTTACCTTGATGTCATGAAGGTAGAGGCGAGGAATGGAGAATCCTAG
- the LOC125845019 gene encoding codeine O-demethylase-like, which yields MESTPAKLNFGKSLLVPSVQELAKQHLTNIPARYVHPEEESPVISAGASVPVIDVQKLISRDSMDSELQKLHSACQQWGFLQVINHGVTPSLLEDFKREVIELFKLPIEEKKKLWQQEDSFEGFGNAFVVSEEQKLDWSDMFAIMTLPPYIRKEDLFQNLPSKLRDIMEAYSKEMKNLARIIVCQLAKALRMDEEEMRDLFSDGMQSMRMNYYPPCPEPDRAIGLSSHSDPDALTILFQLNETEGLQVRKDDVWVHIEPLPNALIVNIGDMMEIVSNGVYRSIEHRAIVNSNEERLSVATFYNINLESELGPAHSLIGPHNPPIFRRVSVHKYLQDFFARKINGKSYLDYMKVEVKDDES from the exons ATGGAGTCAACGCCAGCAAAATTGAACTTCGGAAAATCTCTGTTAGTACCAAGTGTTCAAGAGCTTGCCAAACAGCACCTAACCAATATTCCGGCCAGGTATGTCCACCCAGAGGAAGAATCTCCGGTCATATCCGCCGGAGCGTCGGTTCCAGTTATCGATGTTCAAAAGTTGATTTCAAGGGATTCCATGGATTCTGAACTGCAAAAGCTTCACTCTGCTTGCCAACAATGGGGTTTCCTCCAG GTTATAAACCATGGAGTGACACCTTCATTACTGGAGGACTTCAAGAGAGAGGTTATTGAATTGTTCAAACTTCCAAtcgaagaaaagaagaaactaTGGCAACAGGAAGACAGCTTTGAAGGTTTCGGGAATGCATTCGTTGTATCAGAGGAGCAGAAGCTTGATTGGAGTGACATGTTTGCCATAATGACTCTTCCTCCTTATATCCGCAAAGAAGACTTGTTTCAGAATTTGCCTTCAAAGCTCAG GGACATCATGGAAGCATACTCCAAAGAAATGAAAAACCTAGCAAGGATCATCGTATGCCAATTGGCAAAGGCTTTAAGGATGGATGAAGAGGAAATGAGAGATCTATTCAGTGATGGTATGCAGTCAATGAGGATGAATTATTATCCGCCTTGCCCTGAGCCAGACAGGGCAATTGGCTTAAGCTCTCATTCTGATCCTGATGCCCTCACCATCCTTTTCCAGCTGAACGAAACTGAAGGTCTCCAAGTTCGAAAAGACGATGTTTGGGTGCATATAGAGCCCCTCCCAAATGCTTTGATTGTGAATATAGGCGATATGATGGAG ATAGTGAGCAATGGTGTTTATAGAAGCATTGAGCACAGAGCAATTGTAAACTCAAATGAAGAACGGCTCTCTGTTGCGACATTCTATAACATCAACCTTGAGTCCGAGTTAGGACCTGCACACAGCCTCATTGGACCACATAATCCTCCCATTTTCCGAAGAGTTTCTGTGCATAAATATTTACAAGACTTTTTTGCACGAAAAATCAATGGAaaatcataccttgattacatgAAGGTAGAGGTGAAGGATGACGAATCCTAG